A single window of Balaenoptera acutorostrata chromosome X, mBalAcu1.1, whole genome shotgun sequence DNA harbors:
- the LOC130706285 gene encoding melanoma antigen preferentially expressed in tumors-like: MELLVDISLNSTVRTEQFLSLLCSKVQQNFGSLHLCCRGLRIHRMSALKSILQFLDLGCIEHLEMDQANLREVVTLLARVIHLNSLTLCNIPFKSYKRRNFRSFLLWLGQLDNLQELSLTFFCLTDQLHTLLRVVPPQLDTLYLPFCSLSNRDVTVLSQSSQATHLRVLSLSNNQIFSEVYEPFQTLLEKVSSTLQHLEINNCMITDSTLSAVLPALSHCTHLRVLSFAFNPITMPVLKSLLQHLTSLMKLKYVIYPVPVHCYEEWNFHESLDRQKLAEVQAQLEAMLHGAQRDDMTWATCSK; encoded by the exons ATGGAATTACTAGTGGATATTTCCCTCAATAGTACCGTGAGAACAGAGCAATTCCTCTCTTTGCTTTGTAGTAAAGTTCAGCAGAACTTTGGGTCCTTGCACCTCTGCTGCAGAGGTTTGCGAATCCATAGAATGTCTGCCCTCAAAAGTATCCTGCAGTTTCTGGATCTGGGGTGCATTGAGCACCTGGAAATGGATCAGGCTAATCTGAGAGAAGTCGTCACCCTTTTGGCTCGGGTGATCCACCTGAACAGCCTGACTCTGTGTAACATCCCCTTTAAATCTTATAAGAGAAGGAACTTCAGATCTTTTCTCCTCTGGCTTGGGCAGCTGGACAATCTCCAGGAGCTCAGCTTGACTTTCTTCTGCCTCACAGATCAACTGCACACACTGctcag agTTGTGCCACCTCAGTTGGATACACTGTATCTACCTTTCTGTAGCCTTTCTAACAGAGATGTCACTGTCCTGTCCCAGAGCTCTCAGGCCACCCACCTAAGGGTATTGAGTCTCAGTAACAACCAGATCTTCTCAGAGGTTTATGAGCCCTTCCAGACTCTGCTGGAGAAGGTCTCAAGCACCCTGCAACATCTGGAGATAAATAATTGTATGATAACTGATTCTACTCTCTCTGCCGTCCTCCCAGCCCTGAGCCACTGTACCCACCTCCGTGTCCTTAGCTTTGCCTTCAATCCCATTACGATGCCTGTGCTCAAGAGCCTTCTGCAGCACTTGACATCCTTGATGAAGCTGAAGTACGTGATTTATCCTGTCCCTGTCCATTGCTACGAGGAATGGAATTTTCATGAGAGTTTGGACCGACAGAAACTTGCTGAAGTCCAGGCTCAGTTGGAGGCGATGCTGCACGGGGCACAGCGGGATGACATGACCTGGGCCACTTGTTCAAAGTGA